GATCCGCCGTAATCACCACGGCGCTTTGGCAATCGTTGATCCGTTCGGCAAGTGAATCCGCGGAGAATCCTCCGAATACGACCGAATGCACCGCTCCGATCCGCGCACACGCCAGCATGGCGTACGCCGTTTGCGGAATCATCGGCAGGTAAATCGTAACTCGGTCCCCTTTCTTCACCCCATGCGCTTTGAGAACATTGGCCCACCGGCATACTTCGTCGTAAAGCTGGCGATAGGTGATGAATTGCGGCCGCTCCTTGGGATCGTTCGGTTCCCAAACGATCGCGGTCTGCGAGCTTCTCTTGGATAGATGGCGGTCGACGCAGTTCGTGCTGACGTTGAGCTTTCCCCCTTCAAACCACCGAATGTGAACGTCGCGCGAGAACGAACCGTCTTTCACGCGTTTCCACGGCTGGATCCAGTCGAGTCTCTTGGCCTGATCGGCCCAAAATCGCTCCGGGTCGGAAATCGACTGTTCGTACATTTTTTTGTACGTGCCCCCATCGCACCAGGAATTTTCCGAAAAGACTTTCGGAACCGGAATCAGCGGATCAGCGGCCATGAAGAGTTCCCTTCGCTTTTTCAAGTTCAGCCGCAACACTCTTCGCGTTCATCATCGGATCGACATCTTTTTGAATGACACGAATCACCAAGTCCGGCCCGATCAAAAACGTCCAGCGTTTGGCGTAGCCGAAAACGCCGGAGATCCCGTACATTCGGATGATCTTTCCTTCGGGATCCGCCAAGAGTGGAAAATTAAGTTTGTACTTCTCCGTGAACTTCTTGTGACTTTCGATCGTGTCCTTACTGACCCCGTGGACTTCAGCCCCCTGTTTTCGAATGACATCGATGCCGTCGCGAAATGCACAGGCCTGTTGGGTACAGCCCGGCGTATCGTCTTTGGGATAGAAATAGAGGGCCGTCCAATGCCCGATTCGGTCCTTCAGGCGAAAGAGAGTTCCGTCCGAGGAATCGGTTTCAAATTGTGGAGCCGGGGAACCGACCGATAACACGTGCCCGGCCGCCCCCGCGGACGCGAATAAAGAAGTCACCATCGAAAGAAGCTTCATTTCGCGGGTCGTACTATCCCCTTCCACGGCAGTTGGCAACCGCGTTAACCAATGGTAGTTTTTCTTTTATGAAAAAAGATCCTCTTCTTCGTTTTGGCTTCATTCTTCTTCTTCTTTTGCCTTTTTTCCGTTTCACCGCGGCCTTGGCGTGCGAGCTCGGAACCCAGGTCACCTCTGAAACGAGCCTGATGGCGAGCAGCCATCTGGTGATCGAACCGCACGAATTGATGCTGGTGGATGCCGGCTTGACCAAGAGCGATGCGACGAAGATCGCCGATTGGGTGGCGAGCAAACAGGGCAGGACGCTGAAATACATCTTCATCACGCATGCTCATCCCGATCACTTTCTGGGTCTGGAAGTTCTGCACCAACGTTTCCCCGGGGCCAAGATTATTTCGACCCAAGGGGTCGTGGCCGCAATCAAAAAAGAGGGACCGGCCTTGGTGAAGAAATACAAAGCGCGCCTCGGAGCCGAGGGACCGACGCACTTGATTGTCCCGAAAATCCTCGCGGGAGACACTCTCAAACTTGAAGGCGTGGACGTGAAATTCATGGAGCTGACCGGCGGAGAGAGTTCGGTCAGCGCCGCCGCTTACGTTCCTGCCGTCCAGGCTCTCTTTCCCGGCGACGTCGTCTACAATGAGACGCACGCGCCTCTGACGAAAACCGGAATCCAACCCTGGCTCAAAAATCTGGAACGGCTGAGCACGTTTGGGCCTGTCCGATCCGTTTACGCCGGCCATGGCCCAGCCACAAACACCGCGGCCCTGGATCGAATGAAGGCCTATCTGTCGGATTTTGAAAAGGCCGTGGAAACCGGGAACCGGGATAAAGCGCTCACGATGATGAAAGAGCGATATCCGAAGTATCAGATGCTGGCGTTCTTGGAAAAGGAGAGCATTCCCGCTTTTCTGGCCAAGAAAACCAAGTAGGGTTTTCTATTTGGCGGTCGGTTCCTGCGCCGTTTCGAACTGAACGCGGATTTTCATGCGCCCTTTGGACTGAACGTCGATGTTCTTCGTAATCGACGGATGATCCGGGTGCTTGAATTCCAGCGTGTGCGGCCCGGATTCGGCATCATATCTTGCAATCGGTGTCCGACCGATCAAGTGCCCGTCGATATAAACTTCCGAAGGCGGATCTGAATCCAATTCCAGCTGCCCCGTAACGCCTTTCGACTTGGATCCCTGTTCGTTGCATTGGTTCTGCGCCGTGGCGAAGTCGTAGGTGCATACGAAGTGCTTTCCCGCCTTGAACGGAAGCTCGAACTCGAACCGCTCCCCCTTCTCCTTGCTGTAATATTCAATCCGGTGGTACCCAGGCGTGACGATTCTCCCTTCCACGGGCGATTTTCCCGCGGGCTTCCCGTCAATTGAAATCGCGGACGGCGGGGTCGTCCGCAAGGTGATTCGTGTCGCTTCGTCCGATCGACCTGCGCCGGCCCATGCAACGATCGTCAGCCCCGCAAGGAAAGAATTGAATACTACGGAGCGCAAGGTTCTCTTCATCATTTTATGCCTTTATTTTAAGAACAAACCGAAGGAGGCTTCCAGGCGAACCGTCGTTCGGTTGAACCGCCAAGACGGCGTCGTTATTGTCGATGGTGAGCGACACGGGAGTCGTCGACAGATCGGGCGGAACGGGAAACTCCTTTAAATCGCCATTCTTGATGAGCACCGATCGTATCGCTCCTGATTTGCAATCGCTCACAATGAAATGATCTCGGAAGAGGCCGAGGCCGTCGAGGCACGTAAGCCCGGAAAAACTCTGGATCACACGAACTCCACCCTGCTTGAGCTCCGCCACCACAATGGCGGCGCCGCCGGTGTTTCCGGCGGCGGAGTTCGTGGTCGTGATGTAAAGCCGTCGACCGTCATTCGACGGCAAGAGGCGGCTTGGAAAACCGACTTTCAACGCGTCAAAATTTTCCGCCGTCACAATCGCCCGAACCGTTTTCTTCTTCGGTTCAATTTCCCATATCGTTCTCCCTTCCGGATCCGTGGCATACGTCAGCCCGCGAATCGTAGAAAAGGCCACGTCCCCGATATAATGATCGGTGGGGATTAAAACGACGGTCGGCTCCAGCGTAGGCTTCTTCCATTTAAAGATCTTGAGCGCTTTGCCGTCGGC
This Bdellovibrionota bacterium DNA region includes the following protein-coding sequences:
- a CDS encoding peroxiredoxin, whose amino-acid sequence is MKLLSMVTSLFASAGAAGHVLSVGSPAPQFETDSSDGTLFRLKDRIGHWTALYFYPKDDTPGCTQQACAFRDGIDVIRKQGAEVHGVSKDTIESHKKFTEKYKLNFPLLADPEGKIIRMYGISGVFGYAKRWTFLIGPDLVIRVIQKDVDPMMNAKSVAAELEKAKGTLHGR
- a CDS encoding AMP-binding protein yields the protein MAADPLIPVPKVFSENSWCDGGTYKKMYEQSISDPERFWADQAKRLDWIQPWKRVKDGSFSRDVHIRWFEGGKLNVSTNCVDRHLSKRSSQTAIVWEPNDPKERPQFITYRQLYDEVCRWANVLKAHGVKKGDRVTIYLPMIPQTAYAMLACARIGAVHSVVFGGFSADSLAERINDCQSAVVITAD
- a CDS encoding MBL fold metallo-hydrolase, giving the protein MKKDPLLRFGFILLLLLPFFRFTAALACELGTQVTSETSLMASSHLVIEPHELMLVDAGLTKSDATKIADWVASKQGRTLKYIFITHAHPDHFLGLEVLHQRFPGAKIISTQGVVAAIKKEGPALVKKYKARLGAEGPTHLIVPKILAGDTLKLEGVDVKFMELTGGESSVSAAAYVPAVQALFPGDVVYNETHAPLTKTGIQPWLKNLERLSTFGPVRSVYAGHGPATNTAALDRMKAYLSDFEKAVETGNRDKALTMMKERYPKYQMLAFLEKESIPAFLAKKTK
- a CDS encoding PEGA domain-containing protein codes for the protein MMKRTLRSVVFNSFLAGLTIVAWAGAGRSDEATRITLRTTPPSAISIDGKPAGKSPVEGRIVTPGYHRIEYYSKEKGERFEFELPFKAGKHFVCTYDFATAQNQCNEQGSKSKGVTGQLELDSDPPSEVYIDGHLIGRTPIARYDAESGPHTLEFKHPDHPSITKNIDVQSKGRMKIRVQFETAQEPTAK